A single Lactuca sativa cultivar Salinas chromosome 8, Lsat_Salinas_v11, whole genome shotgun sequence DNA region contains:
- the LOC111916847 gene encoding dihydrolipoyllysine-residue acetyltransferase component 4 of pyruvate dehydrogenase complex, chloroplastic yields MSSSLLQARASPSLSFSSSISAANTQWRFTSSPAVTFTRRTRNYTVRAKIREIFMPALSSTMTEGKIVSWIKSEGDVLSKGESVVVVESDKADMDVETFYDGILAAIVVPEGESAPVGAPIGLLAETEAEIEEAKAKAASAGSSAPSIPAASAPSPPPPPPAPVAAPSTPAAAPVAADGSRKIVSTPFAKKLAKQHKVDINKVIGTGPFGRITPADVEAAAGIKPAKSSPATATATAPSAPPPAAPAKSSPTFAEIPGATIVPFTTMQAAVSKNMIESLSVPTFRVGYPIITDALDALYEKVKPKGVTMTALLAKAAAMALVQHPVVNASCKDGKSFTYNNSINIAVAVAINGGLITPVLQDADKLDLYLLSQKWKELVEKARSKQLQPHEYNSGTFTLSNLGMFGVDRFDAILPPGQGAIMAVGASKPTAVADKDGYFSVKNQMMVNVTADHRIVYGADLAAFLKTFAKIVQEPDILTM; encoded by the exons ATGTCTTCTTCACTTCTGCAAGCTAGGGCTTCCCCATCACTCTCTTTCTCTTCATCCATCTCCGCAGCCAACACCCAATGGCGCTTTACCTCCTCACCCGCCGTTACATTCACTCGCCGCACAAGGAATTACACCGTTCGTGCTAAAATCAGAGAGATCTTCATGCCTGCACTCAGCTCCACCATGACTGAGGGCAAGATCGTCTCATGGATCAAGTCCGAAGGGGATGTTCTCTCCAAAGGTGAGTCTGTTGTCGTTGTTGAATCTGATAAAGCTGATATGGATGTTGAAACCTTCTATGATGGAATTCTTGCCGCTATTGTTGTTCCTGAGGGTGAGTCGGCTCCAGTTGGCGCTCCGATCGGTTTGTTAGCGGAGACTGAAGCGGAAATTGAAGAAGCTAAGGCGAAAGCCGCTAGTGCTGGTAGTTCTGCTCCGTCGATTCCTGCTGCTTCCGCTCCTTCTCCTCCTCCGCCTCCTCCGGCTCCGGTTGCTGCTCCTTCTACACCAGCTGCGGCTCCTGTTGCGGCGGATGGATCGAGGAAGATTGTTTCGACACCATTTGCGAAGAAGCTGGCGAAACAGCATAAGGTCGATATAAACAAGGTAATTGGGACTGGGCCATTTGGGAGGATTACTCCGGCGGATGTTGAAGCTGCTGCCGGAATCAAACCTGCGAAATCCTCGCCTGCCACTGCAACCGCCACCGCTCCTTCTGCTCCTCCTCCTGCTGCTCCGGCTAAGTCATCACCAACATTTGCTGAAATTCCCGGGGCTACAATCGTTCCATTTACCACAATGCAAGCTGCTGTGTCAAAGAACATGATTGAGAGCTTGTCTGTGCCAACATTCCGTGTTGGTTACCCGATTATCACTGATGCTCTTGATGCTCTATATGAGAAG GTTAAGCCCAAGGGTGTTACCATGACTGCTTTGCTAGCAAAGGCTGCTGCCATGGCCCTTGTTCAGCATCCTGTGGTCAATGCAAGTTGCAAAGATGGAAAGAGTTTTACTTATAACAACAGCATCAATATTGCAGTAGCTGTGGCTATCAATGGTGGTTTAATCACCCCTGTTCTCCAAGATGCTGACAAG TTGGATCTTTATCTGTTATCCCAAAAATGGAAGGAGCTTGTGGAGAAAGCAAGATCCAAACAACTTCAGCCCCATGAATACAACTCAG GGACTTTTACACTTTCAAACTTAGGCATGTTTGGAGTGGATCGATTTGATGCTATTCTTCCTCCTGGACAG GGTGCTATTATGGCTGTTGGAGCTTCAAAGCCTACTGCTGTTGCTGATAAAGATGGATATTTCAGTGTGAAAAATCAAATGATG GTAAATGTTACTGCTGATCACAGAATTGTATATGGAGCAGATTTGGCTGCTTTCCTTAAAACATTTGCAAAGATTGTTCAAGAACCAGACATCTTGACAATGTAA